ATCCACGCGGGCTCACCGTGAAGGCCGGGGAGATGCCGGCCGGCACGGTCGACCGTCGACGTGAGGACGTCGTCGAGGTCGACGTCTCACGCAACCGCTTCCTGCGCGGCGCCATCGAGCTGCACATCCTCCATCACGCCGGCGAAACCGGTGTGCATGGAGCCTGGCTCAGCGACGAGCTCGCCCGCCATGGCTACCGGATCAGCCCAGGGACGCTGTATCCGACCCTGCACCGACTGGAGCGCGAAGGACTGCTCCGCTCCGAGCGCACGGTCGTCGCGGGCCGCACCCGCCGCGTCTACCGCTCCACCCGGGACGGCGAGCGAGCCCTCGAAGAGGGCAAGCGCGCGCTTCGCGAGCTCGCCGACGAGGTTCTCTAGGCGCCCACCTTCTTCGCTCACGTCCCGCCCCAGGTGTATGACGCCGGGCGCGTCATCCTCGCCTGACGCTCGTGCTGCTGCGGCGATGCCGGCGGCTCTGGACGGTGCGCGTGGGATTCCTCCCCTCCCCGTCGTGGTCGGGAATCGAGCTCGCGCGGATGGCGCTCCTCGCCGGTACGAGACCCAGGTACGCACGGGCCGCAAGAATGTGGGTACCACGTGGGACGCTGGGCTGAACCACGCCAGAAATGGCTCTTTTGAACCGTTTCCGCTGATGGGCGCACCTGGGATCGAACCAGGGACCTCTCGCGTGTGAAGCGAGCGCTCTCCCGCTGAGCTATGCGCCCGGGAGGGCTCTAAGGCTAGCG
The Gaiella occulta genome window above contains:
- a CDS encoding PadR family transcriptional regulator encodes the protein MRGAIELHILHHAGETGVHGAWLSDELARHGYRISPGTLYPTLHRLEREGLLRSERTVVAGRTRRVYRSTRDGERALEEGKRALRELADEVL